The proteins below come from a single Chryseobacterium bernardetii genomic window:
- a CDS encoding OmpH family outer membrane protein: protein MKKLSVLFAAVMMVVSVGMAKAQKMATLDVLGVLNAMPEKKKADADLKTFYDTKQAEIKKKYDAGQAKLKQYSEEAPKKTADENKAREAELQKIQEEIAQMQDKAQKDLQAKQEVAFGPIEKKLNDAVDKVAKANGYEYVMDANSPAFLYKAGADATAAVKKELGIQ from the coding sequence ATGAAAAAATTAAGTGTATTATTTGCAGCAGTAATGATGGTTGTTTCTGTAGGTATGGCAAAAGCTCAAAAAATGGCTACTTTAGATGTATTGGGAGTTCTTAATGCAATGCCTGAAAAGAAAAAAGCAGATGCTGACCTTAAAACATTCTACGATACTAAACAAGCTGAGATCAAGAAAAAATATGATGCTGGGCAAGCTAAACTAAAGCAATATAGCGAAGAAGCTCCTAAGAAAACTGCGGACGAAAACAAAGCTAGAGAAGCTGAATTACAAAAAATCCAGGAAGAAATAGCTCAAATGCAGGATAAAGCTCAAAAAGATCTTCAGGCTAAGCAGGAAGTAGCTTTCGGACCAATTGAGAAAAAACTGAACGATGCTGTGGATAAAGTTGCTAAAGCTAACGGGTATGAGTATGTAATGGATGCAAATTCACCAGCATTCCTTTATAAAGCAGGTGCTGATGCTACTGCAGCTGTAAAAAAAGAATTAGGAATTCAATAA
- a CDS encoding acyl-CoA thioesterase, translating to MEKEVSTIVKVRFSDCDPIGHLNNVKYLDYMFNAREDHVETFYGFTYEEYTKKTGCTWIAIQNEIAYMKEVRYNTQVIISSKTIDVQDRTAKVEILMKSLDEKTVHAVLWVTVIYFNMKTRKSEVHPEDIKETFNKFYVDLIQKDFQSRVKFLRSQNAKKS from the coding sequence ATGGAAAAAGAAGTATCAACTATCGTAAAAGTTAGGTTTAGTGATTGTGATCCTATCGGTCATTTGAATAATGTAAAATATCTTGATTATATGTTCAATGCCAGAGAAGATCATGTAGAAACATTCTACGGATTTACCTATGAAGAATATACCAAGAAGACGGGCTGTACGTGGATTGCCATCCAGAATGAAATAGCTTATATGAAAGAAGTAAGGTATAATACCCAGGTAATTATCAGCAGTAAAACGATCGATGTACAGGATAGAACAGCAAAAGTTGAGATTCTTATGAAAAGTTTAGATGAGAAAACAGTTCATGCTGTACTTTGGGTAACTGTTATTTATTTTAATATGAAAACGAGGAAGTCAGAAGTACATCCGGAAGATATAAAAGAAACATTCAACAAATTTTATGTAGATCTTATCCAAAAAGATTTCCAGTCGAGAGTTAAGTTTTTAAGATCCCAGAATGCCAAAAAATCTTGA
- the rfbD gene encoding dTDP-4-dehydrorhamnose reductase has product MKKIAVIGGNGQLGNCIRKIAPNFENQYEFLFTDSTSLDVTNEEQVNDFFYDNKPDYCINASAYTAVDLAEKEKEKAFAVNADGVAHLAQACTEHKTILIHVSTDYVFDGDTNLPYSEDDFTNPIGVYGESKRKGEELALELNPKTIILRTSWLYSEFNKNFVKTMLNLFSQKTELGIVADQFGQPTNANDLAEAIMDIIENPSKTFGIFHFSNYPETTWFDFAKKIAEFSKSSIKLNALTTEQYPTPAKRPVRSTMSLDKIEEIYKIEPKHWEHSLEECVDILTQQQ; this is encoded by the coding sequence ATGAAAAAAATAGCAGTAATAGGGGGTAACGGTCAATTAGGAAACTGTATCAGAAAAATTGCTCCCAATTTTGAAAATCAGTACGAGTTTCTTTTTACAGATTCCACCAGCTTAGATGTTACCAATGAAGAACAGGTTAACGACTTTTTCTATGATAACAAACCGGATTACTGTATTAATGCATCCGCATATACTGCCGTAGACTTAGCAGAGAAAGAAAAAGAAAAAGCATTTGCTGTAAATGCCGATGGTGTTGCTCATCTTGCCCAGGCATGTACAGAGCATAAAACCATTCTTATTCATGTCTCTACAGATTATGTTTTCGATGGAGATACCAATCTTCCTTATTCAGAAGATGATTTTACAAATCCAATAGGAGTATATGGGGAGTCAAAGAGAAAAGGAGAAGAGCTGGCATTGGAACTCAACCCGAAAACCATTATCCTGAGAACTTCCTGGTTGTATTCAGAGTTTAATAAAAATTTTGTGAAGACCATGCTGAATCTGTTTTCACAGAAAACCGAGCTGGGAATTGTTGCAGATCAGTTCGGGCAACCCACTAATGCTAATGATCTTGCAGAAGCAATAATGGATATCATTGAAAACCCAAGTAAAACCTTTGGAATTTTTCACTTTTCAAACTATCCGGAAACCACTTGGTTTGATTTCGCGAAGAAAATTGCTGAATTTTCAAAATCCTCGATAAAACTGAATGCGCTAACAACCGAGCAATATCCAACTCCGGCTAAAAGACCTGTAAGAAGTACAATGTCTCTGGATAAAATAGAAGAGATTTATAAAATTGAGCCGAAACACTGGGAACACAGCCTGGAAGAATGTGTAGATATCCTTACGCAACAACAATAA